In the genome of Prinia subflava isolate CZ2003 ecotype Zambia chromosome 26, Cam_Psub_1.2, whole genome shotgun sequence, one region contains:
- the LOC134562164 gene encoding serine/threonine-protein kinase pim-1-like codes for MALLGKAQQALQEQYRLGSLLGHGGFGSVWAATRLSDRAPVAIKRVPRNRVRHWGELPNGTSAPLEIVLLHKVSTGFPGVVQLLEWLELPKDIIIIMERPERSQDLQHFIRARRFLCEEVARELFRQVLEAVRHCTSCGVLHRDLKPENILLDLATGQAKLIDFGCGTYLQDTAYTHFAGTPSYSPPEWNQFGWYYGQPATVWSLGILLHQMVCGEHPFRRGHKISWDHQLSLPPRLSQECQDVIRRCLSMLDVDRPSVEDLLCHPWMQDSHLP; via the exons aTGGCGCTGCTGG GGAAGGCGCAGCAGGCCCTCCAGGAGCAGTACCGCCTGGGTTCGCTGCTGGGCCACGGCGGCTTCGGCAGCGTCTGGGCGGCCACACGGCTCTCAGACCGTGCCCCG GTGGCCATCAAAAGGGTGCCACGGAACCGTGTCCGGCATTGGggtgagctg cccaacgGCACCAGCGCACCACTGGAGAtcgtgctgctgcacaaggtctccactggcttccctggtgtcgtccagctgctggagtggctggagctccccaaagacatcattatcatcatggaGCGCCCGGAGCGTTCTCAGGACCTCCAGCACTTCATTCGGGCACGGCGGTTCCTGTGCGAGGAGGTGGCGCGGGAGCTGTtccgccaggtgctggaggccgtgcggcactgcaccagctgcgggGTCCTGCACCGCGACCTCAAGCCAGAGAACATCCTGCTTGACCTGGCCACCGGGCAGGCCAAATTGATCGATTTTGGCTGTGGCACCTACCTACAAGACACAGCCTATACTCACTTTGCAG GAACACCGTCATACAGCCCCCCGGAATGGAACCAGTTTGGCTGGTACTATGGACAGCCAGCTACCGTCtggtccctgggcatcctgctgcaccagatggTGTGTGGGGAGCACCCTTTCAGGAGGGGCCACAAGATCAGCTGGGACCATCAGCTCTCGCTGCCACCACGGCTCTCTCAAG AGTGCCAAGATGTCATCCGGCGGTGTTTATCCATGCTGGATGTGGACCGGCCTTCAGTAGAAGACCTGTTGTGTCATCCCTGGATGCAGGATAGTCATCTGCCatag